In Candidatus Margulisiibacteriota bacterium, a single window of DNA contains:
- a CDS encoding RsmE family RNA methyltransferase: MHIFVPNLNQEKLSITGDDYFHITRSLRKIVGDKLILVSLSDDFFAEAEIVEMSKKTLVAKVLKKVTKQPKNKPAITLIQAIIKRAGMELVLQKATELGVDWIIPLKTKYIVPKAEEVNLKRWETIMREAAVQSRRFYLPELGNPLDLKNLSMLKKQYPQIFCLAETQGSLNLKEHLTHLNKDISSLAVIIGPEGGFAPEELEGLKKEGIPLVSFGQTILRAETAAISMLSVLRWFFL; this comes from the coding sequence ATGCATATATTTGTGCCCAACCTAAATCAGGAAAAACTAAGCATAACCGGTGATGATTATTTTCATATAACCAGATCATTGCGAAAAATTGTTGGAGACAAGCTTATTTTGGTTTCGTTAAGTGATGATTTTTTCGCAGAAGCGGAAATTGTTGAGATGAGCAAAAAAACGCTGGTAGCAAAAGTTCTAAAAAAAGTTACCAAACAGCCGAAAAATAAACCGGCGATCACCCTTATTCAGGCAATTATCAAGAGAGCAGGGATGGAGCTGGTTTTACAGAAAGCCACAGAACTTGGTGTTGATTGGATAATTCCTTTGAAAACCAAATATATTGTGCCCAAAGCAGAAGAAGTAAATTTGAAGAGATGGGAAACTATTATGCGGGAAGCAGCAGTACAATCCAGACGTTTTTATTTGCCGGAATTGGGAAATCCGCTGGATTTGAAGAATTTGAGTATGTTAAAGAAGCAATATCCTCAGATATTTTGTCTGGCCGAAACCCAGGGAAGTTTAAACCTGAAGGAGCATTTAACCCATCTCAATAAAGACATCTCTTCGCTGGCGGTTATTATCGGACCTGAAGGAGGATTTGCCCCGGAAGAACTGGAAGGCTTGAAAAAGGAAGGAATCCCCCTGGTTTCTTTCGGCCAAACAATATTAAGAGCAGAAACAGCTGCAATCAGCATGCTGAGCGTTTTAAGGTGGTTTTTTCTCTAG